The Streptomyces sp. V4I8 genome includes the window GGACCGTCACCGATAACGAGGACGGCACCCCGGTCCTGGCCTGGCACTTCGACACCGGCGTGCTGAAGGCGGAAGCCGTGGTCGACGGCTGGTACGCACTGCTGACGTCTGTCCCCGCCGACCAGGCGGACGCTGGGCAGACTCTGATCCACTACAAGGGCCAGGGCGCGGTCGAGCGCAGATACCACGACTTCAAGGGCCCGCTCGCGGTCGCGCCGGTCTTCGTGCAGCACAACCGGCGCGTTGCCGCCCTGATCCAGGTCATCTGCCTGGCCCTGCTCGTCTTCTGCCTGATCGAACGGCAGGTCAGACGCGCGCTCGGCCCCGAGCAGACCATGAGCGGCCTCTACCCCGACAACCGCCGGGTCCGCCCCACCGGCCGCATGGTCTTCTACCACCTCGGCGAACTCACCCTGCGCATCGGCAACATCACCGACCCGCCCACCGTCCAGATCACCCGCGGCGTCCAACTCCACCTCCTCGACCTACTCGACACCGACATCGGACAAACCCGCTGGCCACAGACCTGAAACGGTGACCCGCGAAGTCCGGGGCTAGAGCGGCCCTCCCTCCCCGCTCTCGGCGACGATCCGCACCAGCTCGATCCGCGAGCGGATCCCCAGCCGGGTGAAGACGCCGCGCAGGTGGTGGTCGATGGTGCGTGGGCTGAGGGCGAGACGGGCGGCGATCTCACGGTTGGTGGCGCCCTCGGCGGCCATACGGGCGATCAGGAGCTGCTGGGCCGTGAGGCGGGTGGTGGGGTCCTCCGCCCCGTTGGCGGCCGGTGCGGCGGGTGCGCCGAGGGCGCGCAGTTCGGTGCGGGCCTGGGCCGCGCAGTGCGGGGCGCCGAAGGAGTCGAACGCCTCCAGGGCGCTGTGCAGGCGGTCGCGTGCCTCCGTACGGCGGCGCAGTCGACGCAGCGCGCTGCCGAACAGCAGCTCCGTGCGGGCGCGTTCGAAGTCGCGGGTGCCGTGGGAGTGCAGGTCGAGTGCCGCGCGGTAGTGGTCCACGGCTTCCTCGCCGGGGGCGAGCAGGGCGCGGCAGCGGGCGCTGAGGGCCAGGTCGTCGGGGCTGCGCACCGTGCTCGCCCAGCGGTGGTAGTCGGCATGGGCGACGCGGGCGACCCGGGTGTCACCGGTACGGACGGCGGCCTCGACGTAGTGCGGGGTCGCCAGGTGGCGGATGGCCCGGTGGCCGTGGCCGGGGCCGAACCCGGCGAGGGCACGCAGTCGGGCGGCCGCGGCGGCGAAGCGGCCACTGCTCAGGTCGAGGAAGGCGAGCGCCCACTGGGCCAGGGCGGCGGGCAGACCGAGGCCACTGGCGAGGGCGTACGACCGTGCGGTCGCGGCGCGTTCGCGGCAGACGTCCGCGTCTCCGGTGAGCGCGGCGAACATGGCGAGGGCCGCCTGAAGATGGCAGGCGCCGTTGTCCTGGCCGGTCGCGTGGGCCTGCCACAGCCCGTCCACCGCCGCCGCCTCGCCGGCCCGGGGACGTCCGGTCCAGAAGTCGGCGTACGCCCGGAACTCCATCGCCTGTGCCACGGTCACCGGCGTGCCCAGCGCCCGGGCGGAGGCGGCCGCACGGAGGGTCGCGGTGGCCGCGCGGGTGTGATCGCCGAGGAGCAGGGCGGCGATTCCGGCATGGATGAGGACGGTCGGGTCACCGCCCGGCCCGCACCGCCCGGCCGCCGCCCTCAGCAGGTCACGCGCGTCCTCGTACCGCCCGTCGAACGCTGCCACGAGCCCGCCGAGCGTGCCGGGCGGCACGACCCCGAGCCGGTCGGCGATCCGGACGGCCTCGCGCAGGCGGCGCACGTCTCCGGTGTAGATGGCGGCTTCGGTGGCGCGGGCGAGGAGGTGCCCGGCGCGGACCGAGGCAGCCTCAGCGAGGGGAACGGCGGCTGGCGCGGCTGGAGTTGGGTCCGGGAGCGCGGCGGGCGGTGGAACTGTGCCGAAGGGGTCGGCGGGGACTGCGGCGACGACTGCGGATCTGGAAGGGGCTTGGGCCATGGGCCGGGAGGCCCTGTCAGCGGCGTCTGCCGAGGGGGAACAACCCACGTGCTCGACGGCGGCGGCCTCCGCCGACGGGAAACAGCCCACGTGCTCGACAGCAGCGGCTTCCGCCGACGGGAAACAGCCCACGTCCTCGGCAACGGCTCTGCCCCGGAGGCCACCGTCCGAGGCGACGGCCGCCCATGCCGCGCCGGTGTCCAGAGCCGCCGACGCGGCGGACACCGCCCCGCCTTCCGGCTCCACAGCCCCCGTCGGCCCCGCCTGTACCACCCCCGTCAGCAACGCGTCGAACGCCTCCGACGCGTTCCCCGCCCGGAGGGCGAGCACCCCGCTCAGCGCGTCGTCGGCACCGACGGCGGCCAGCCTGCGCGCCCGGTCCCCGTCGCCCGACTGCCAGGCGTACGCGGCGGCGCGGACGACCAGGCGGGCCTGCTCGGCCGGGCCGGCGCACAGCAGGGCGGCGCGCTCCGCCAGGGCCCGGGCCAGGGAGAGCCGTCCCGCGGCGCCCGCCTTGTGCGCGGCGGCGCCGAGTTCCGCCGCCAGTCGGCCGCTGGGGCCGAGCGCTCCGGCGCCCCGATGCCAGGAACGCCAGGGCGTCTCGCCCTCGCCGCCCAGCACGCGGGCCAGGAGGCGGTGGACGTCGCGGCGGTCGGCCGGGGATCCCGTCTCGTAGGCCGCGATCCGCGTCCACGCATCACGGAACACGACGCCGCCCGCTCCCGCGTGCGCGATCCCGGCCGCCTCGGCGGCATCCAGCGACCGTGTGTCGAGGCGGGCGGCCATGACGGCACGCAGGAAGGCGTCCGTGGGGACCGGGTACTGATCGGCCGCGGCGAGCAGCAGCAACAGCCGCGTGTCGTCCGGCAGCGCCCTGATCTCCGCCCGGCGTTCACGCAGCAACGACGGTGCCAGTTCGGCGGGTTCCGTCGGGAGCGGGTCGATGCCGCCCGCTTGGCGCTCGGTCAGGCGCGGGACCAGCTCGACGGCGGCGCGCGGATCGCCGTACACGGCACGCAGCACCCGGACGCGGACGCCTTCGGGAAGGGTGGCGGCCAGTTGTCGCCACGCGTCCGTGAGCAGCCGCGGTGGCGAAGTGCCGTCAAGGGGCGGGGGGTTCACCGGAGTCAGCACACAAAAGACGTTACTGGCGAGTTAATTGAACCGTAAAGACCGGCGATTTCACGGATGCGGCGCGCGTAGACCCGGCTCGACACTCCTGACAACCCCACACGTTTCAGGAGGCACCATGCAGCGCCCCAAGCGTCGCATCGCCACGGCCGTCTCGGCCCTGGCCGCATCGCTCCTTCTGTCACTGTCCCTCTCCCCCACCCCCGCGCACGCCGCGACCCACAACCCGGTCGTCTTCGTCCACGGCCTGAGCAGCTCGGCGAGCAGCTGGGACGAATGGGCCGGCTACTTCGCGGCCGACGGCTACACCTCCGCCGAGCTGGACGCCTGGTCGTACGACTGGAGCCAGTCGAACGCCACCACCGCCCAGCAGCTCGCGACCGAGATCAGAAACGTGCTCGCCCGGACGGGCGCCTCGAAGGTCGACCTGGTCGTCCACTCCATGGGCGCGCTCAGCTCCCGCTACTACCTCAAGAACCTCGGCGGGACGTCGTACGTCGACGACTTCGTGTCGACGGCCGGCGTGAACCACGGCACGAGCACCGCCTCGTGGTGCGCGTGGCTGTACACCTCCTGCGCGCAGATGAACACCGGCAGCTCGTTCCTGGCCTCCCTGAACTCCGGGGACGAGACCCCGGGCGGCGTGTCGTACGCCAGCTACTGGTCGAACTGCGACGACGCGCTCACGCCCGACACCACCGCGATCCTGAGCGGCGCGACGAACGTCGAGGTCGGCTGCGTCTCGCACACCGACATGAACAACGACCACGGCGTGTACGAGCAGGTCCGGGACTTCATCGGCTGACCTGGCCCGGAAGGAACAGGAACGACCAGGAACGACCAGGAACGACGGCCACCGCGGCGGCGGGGGGTGCGTCGGCTCCGTACGGGGGACAATCAGGGTGAGTCCCGTCCCACCCGGGAGGTCCCCATGGCCCTACGGTCCGCCGGCTCCGGCAAGGTGTCACGGGGTTCCGTGCACCACCCGCTGTTCGCCCGTTTCTACGCCCGGATGAGCGTCAACGCCGAGACGCGGATGGGCATGGCCGGCATCCGCGACCGGCTGCTGTCCGGGTTGTCGGGCCGGGTGATCGAGATCGGCGCCGGCAACGGTCTGAACTTCGCCCACTATCCGAGTGCCGTCTCGGAGGTCGTCGCCATCGAACCGGAGCGCCTGCTGCGGCGGTTGGCGGTGGAGTCCGCGCTGCGCGCCGAGGTGCCGGTGGACGTCGTACCGGGCGCGGCGGAGGCGCTGCCGGTCAAGAGCGAGGCCTTCGACGCGGTGGTGCTCTCGCTGGTGCTGTGCAGTGTGCGGGACGTGCCGCGGGCGCTCGGTGAGGTACGGCGGGTGCTGCGGCCGGGTGGTGTGGTGCGGTTCTTCGAGCACGGCCGGGGCGGCGGGCGCGCGATGCTCCTCACGCAGCGTGCGCTGGACCGGACGGTGTGGCCGCTGGTGAGCGGCGGCTGCCATGTGTCCCGCGATCCGGTCGCCGCGCTGCGCGAGGCCGGGTTCGAACTCGGCCCGTGCCGACGGGTGATGATGCCGGAGAACGGGCCGGTGCTCCCGTCGTCGTACTGCGTGCTGGGCACGGCGTGGCGGCCGACGGAGGAGCGGCCCGTCTGATCACAGGCTCCGCTTCACGGACGCAGCTTCATGGACTCCGCTCCACGGATTCCGCTTCACAGACTCCACTGGCGCAGTTCGCGCGCGATGTCCTCGACCGAGGCCTCACCGCTCTTGACCAGGCGTGCCAGATCGCGCACCTGCTCGGGTGAGGTGACGACCTTGAGGCCGCTGGCGACCAGGTAGGCGTAGGCCACGGCGGAGGCGAACAGCGCGTTGGAGCGCTCCAGGGCCGGGACGTGGATGAGCAGTTGGAGCAGGGCGGCGGCGCGGGCCTGCGGACTGTCGTAGACGGGGATGTCGAATATCTCCGCCCGATGGCGGGCGACGGCGGCGACGAGAGCACCCCAGTCGGTGACCTGGGGGTCGCCCGGTGTCCTCTTCTCGGCGAGCATCAGCAGCCAGGCGAGGTCGATGTTCAGATTGCTCAACGGATCAGCGACGACCTTCGTGCTCCGCGCCGAACTCCTCGGCGAAGACGGACTCGTACTGCTTCATGAAGTCGGCGGCTGCGTCGACGAACGTATGGCCGACCTCCCCGGTGTCCTTTCTGACCAGCTCTTCGATGTAGCGGTTGACGCTCATGCCGCGGGCCAGGGCACGTTCGCGTGCCGCGCGGGCCGTGCCCTCGTCCACTCTCACGTTCAGCTGGGTCTTCGCCATACCTCAAAGCTAGCGCTCGGACGCTAGCAACGGCAAGGGGCCATCCCGGCCACCTCGGAGGCGAAGCGTGCCCCTTACATCGATATCAGGGGCCCGACCTGGGACGGAGACCGACCGGGACCTTGGGGGGATACCAGGTGTGCGGTGGATCACATTACGCTCGGCGGTGACGGCGAGTCGTTCCGTCCATGAGGAGGCGGTCTTGTCCACAGCAGCTGCCCAGTACGCCCCGGGCCCCGCGTCGGCCGACGGGACCGCGGCCCGCGCCCGCGGTCTGACCAAGGCGTACGGCTCGGGCGAGACGACGGTGCTCGCCCTCGACTCGGTGGACGTGGACATCGCGCGCGGGCGCTTCACGGCGGTCATGGGGCCCTCGGGTTCCGGGAAGTCCACGCTGATGCACTGTCTGGCGGGCCTCGACAACGTCTCGGCGGGGCAGGTGTGGCTCGGCGACACCGAGATCACCGGGTTGAAGGACCGCGAGCTGACCCGGCTGCGGCGGGACCGGATCGGGTTCATGTTCCAGTCGTTCAACCTCATCCCGACCCTGAACGCGGCCGAGAACATCACCCTGCCCATGGACATCGCGGGCAAGAAGCCCGACGAGAAGTGGCTGGACCAGGTCATCGACACCCTGGGGCTGCGGGACCGCCTCACGCACCGGCCCTCCCAGCTCTCCGGCGGCCAGCAGCAGCGCGTCGCCTGCGCCCGCGCGCTGGCCTCCCGGCCCGAGCTGATCTTCGCGGACGAACCGACCGGCAACCTGGACTCGCGCGCCGGCCTGGAGGTGCTCGGGTTCCTGCGGGAGGCCGTCGACCAGCTGGGGCAGACGGTCGTCATGGTCACCCACGACCCGGGCGCCGCGGCCCACTCCGACCTGGTGCTCTTCCTCGGCGACGGGCGCATCGTGGACGAGATGGAGCGGCCGACGGCGGAGGCCGTACTGGAACGGATGCGCCTCTTCGCCGGGGGGAACCCCCAGACCTCCGAGTCCGACGGGATCCGCGGCCGGGACGACGACGGCGGACCCGCGGCACCCGAGGAGCGCTGACCCCGTGCTCAAGGCGACGCTCCGCAGCTTCCTCGCCCACAAGGGGCGGCTGCTGCTCTCCGCCCTGGCCGTGATCCTCTCCGTCGCGTTCGTCGCGGGCAGCCTGATCTTCTCGGACACCGTCAGCCGCACCTTCGACCGGCTCTTCGCCTCTACCGCCGCCGACGTCACCGTCACGCCGAAGGAGACCCTCGACGAGACGATCCCGTCCGGACAGACGCTGACCCTGCCGGCCTCGCTCGCCGACCGTCTGGGCCAGGTCGACGGGGTCGCGGCGGCACGCGCGGAAGTCGACGTGGAGGGCCTCACCGTCGCCGACGAGGATCGCGAGTCGGTGGGTCCGACCACGGGCGCCCCGACGATCGGCACCGCCTGGAACCCGACCGAGCGCAGCCCCGTGGAGCTCACCTCCGGCCACGCCCCGAAGGGCGACGCGCAGGTGATGATCGACGCGGACACCGCCGACAGCAAGGACGTACGGATCGGCGACCGGCTCACGGTCATCGGGCAGGAGGGCTCCTTCCCGGTCGAGGTCGTCGGCATCGTCACCTTCACGACCACCAACCCCGGTGCCGCTCTGGTCTTCT containing:
- a CDS encoding LuxR C-terminal-related transcriptional regulator gives rise to the protein MLTPVNPPPLDGTSPPRLLTDAWRQLAATLPEGVRVRVLRAVYGDPRAAVELVPRLTERQAGGIDPLPTEPAELAPSLLRERRAEIRALPDDTRLLLLLAAADQYPVPTDAFLRAVMAARLDTRSLDAAEAAGIAHAGAGGVVFRDAWTRIAAYETGSPADRRDVHRLLARVLGGEGETPWRSWHRGAGALGPSGRLAAELGAAAHKAGAAGRLSLARALAERAALLCAGPAEQARLVVRAAAYAWQSGDGDRARRLAAVGADDALSGVLALRAGNASEAFDALLTGVVQAGPTGAVEPEGGAVSAASAALDTGAAWAAVASDGGLRGRAVAEDVGCFPSAEAAAVEHVGCFPSAEAAAVEHVGCSPSADAADRASRPMAQAPSRSAVVAAVPADPFGTVPPPAALPDPTPAAPAAVPLAEAASVRAGHLLARATEAAIYTGDVRRLREAVRIADRLGVVPPGTLGGLVAAFDGRYEDARDLLRAAAGRCGPGGDPTVLIHAGIAALLLGDHTRAATATLRAAASARALGTPVTVAQAMEFRAYADFWTGRPRAGEAAAVDGLWQAHATGQDNGACHLQAALAMFAALTGDADVCRERAATARSYALASGLGLPAALAQWALAFLDLSSGRFAAAAARLRALAGFGPGHGHRAIRHLATPHYVEAAVRTGDTRVARVAHADYHRWASTVRSPDDLALSARCRALLAPGEEAVDHYRAALDLHSHGTRDFERARTELLFGSALRRLRRRTEARDRLHSALEAFDSFGAPHCAAQARTELRALGAPAAPAANGAEDPTTRLTAQQLLIARMAAEGATNREIAARLALSPRTIDHHLRGVFTRLGIRSRIELVRIVAESGEGGPL
- a CDS encoding esterase/lipase family protein; protein product: MQRPKRRIATAVSALAASLLLSLSLSPTPAHAATHNPVVFVHGLSSSASSWDEWAGYFAADGYTSAELDAWSYDWSQSNATTAQQLATEIRNVLARTGASKVDLVVHSMGALSSRYYLKNLGGTSYVDDFVSTAGVNHGTSTASWCAWLYTSCAQMNTGSSFLASLNSGDETPGGVSYASYWSNCDDALTPDTTAILSGATNVEVGCVSHTDMNNDHGVYEQVRDFIG
- a CDS encoding class I SAM-dependent methyltransferase, whose translation is MALRSAGSGKVSRGSVHHPLFARFYARMSVNAETRMGMAGIRDRLLSGLSGRVIEIGAGNGLNFAHYPSAVSEVVAIEPERLLRRLAVESALRAEVPVDVVPGAAEALPVKSEAFDAVVLSLVLCSVRDVPRALGEVRRVLRPGGVVRFFEHGRGGGRAMLLTQRALDRTVWPLVSGGCHVSRDPVAALREAGFELGPCRRVMMPENGPVLPSSYCVLGTAWRPTEERPV
- a CDS encoding fic family toxin-antitoxin system, toxin component codes for the protein MSNLNIDLAWLLMLAEKRTPGDPQVTDWGALVAAVARHRAEIFDIPVYDSPQARAAALLQLLIHVPALERSNALFASAVAYAYLVASGLKVVTSPEQVRDLARLVKSGEASVEDIARELRQWSL
- a CDS encoding ABC transporter ATP-binding protein, with the protein product MSTAAAQYAPGPASADGTAARARGLTKAYGSGETTVLALDSVDVDIARGRFTAVMGPSGSGKSTLMHCLAGLDNVSAGQVWLGDTEITGLKDRELTRLRRDRIGFMFQSFNLIPTLNAAENITLPMDIAGKKPDEKWLDQVIDTLGLRDRLTHRPSQLSGGQQQRVACARALASRPELIFADEPTGNLDSRAGLEVLGFLREAVDQLGQTVVMVTHDPGAAAHSDLVLFLGDGRIVDEMERPTAEAVLERMRLFAGGNPQTSESDGIRGRDDDGGPAAPEER